A window of Pan paniscus chromosome 16, NHGRI_mPanPan1-v2.0_pri, whole genome shotgun sequence genomic DNA:
TTTTACTGTCAACATATTTGCATCTTTGAATACAAAATCTGTCTGTTGTAGACAGTATACAGTTGGATCATGGTTTTGTATCCATTCTGCCAATTTCTGCCTCTAAACTGAGTGTTTAATCcacttacatttaatgtaattgctGGTAAGGTAGGATTTACATCTGCCATTtacctatttgttttctatatgtcttgtgtcttttttttttttttttttttgagatgcagtctcactctgtcacccaggctggagggcagtggcatgatctcagctaatttttgtatttttagtagagacaggttttcaccatgttggccaggctggtcatgaactcctgacctcaggcgatccacccacctcccaaagagctgggattacaggcgtgagccaccatgcccggccatgtctTACGTCTTTTTTGTCACGCTATTACTCTATTACTGCCTTCTTTTTGTTAAGTAGATATTTTCTAGTGTACCATTTTAATTCCCTTGTCAAAAAGCATGaatcatgaaagaaaaatttggtAAGTTGgatatcatcaaaattaaaaatgtttactctCTTAAAGTCATGGTTAAAAAGTGAAaagtcaggctgggcgtggtggctcacgcctgtaatcccagcactttgggaggccgagcaggtggatcacgaggtcaagagatcaagaccgtcctggctaacacggtgaaaccccgtctctactaaaaatacaaaaaaattagctgggtgtggtggcaagcagctgtagtcccagctactcggaaggctgaggccggggaatggaatgaacccgggagacggagcttgcagagccaagatggcgccactgcactccagcctgggcgatggagcaagactctgtctcaaaaaaagaaaaaaaacgaaaaacTGAAAAGGCAAGCCAAAAACTAGGAGATGATAATCGCAAAACTTATATCTTATAAAGGACTTATATCCTGAATATATTACTTACAATTCAATAAAGTGACTCAGCaaaaacaaatgagtaaatattCGAACAGTCACTTTACCAAAGAAcatatacagatagcaagtaaACACCTGAAAAGATGCTCGGTATCTTtagtcattatggaaatgcaaattaaatccaggAATTAATATTATACACTCTCTTGAATGGTAAAAAATCAAGACTGACAACATCAAGTGTTGCATGAATATGAAGTAACCGAAACTCTCATATGATTGCCGGGAGAAATGCAAGAGTATTCCAGCTTTGGAAAAGAATCTTGtgaagtttcttataaagttaaaaatatatttatcaggccaggcatggtggctcactcctgtaatttcagcactttgggaggctgaggcaagtggatcacaagggttcgagaccagcctggccaacatagcaaaaccctgtctctactaaaaataaaggctgcagtgagccgagatcgaggcactgcactccagcctgagcaacagagtgagactccatctcaaagaaacagaaaaaaaaggaatatatatatatatatatatatataatagcccAGCAATGCCATTCCTTGAGTATTAAGATAAACAAAAATCTACATCCATCttgaaaatgacagaagtagattttaagtgtcctcaccacaaaaaatggaaagtatgtgaggtaatgtgaTAAGTATGTCAGTTTAGTTATTTCAACgtagtcattccacaatgtatacatatttcaaaacgtGGTACATGATAAATTTACACaatttttctttgtcaatttAAATAATTACCTAAAAAGAAAATCCACACCCAGATAAAGAAGTGAACATAAATTTTCACAGGAGCTTTATTCTtaatagcccaaaactggaaacaattccatgttcatgaatgggTGAGTGAATAAACAAACTATGGCATAGCCATCAGAAACATTAGGCTAAAGGAGAGAAATCAGACACAGACCATATGCTTTATGATGATActgatatgaaattctagaaaagtcaAAACtttagtgacagaaagcagactggCAGGGTTcaggagtgggaggaggggatTGACTGCAAAGAACCATGCAGGAACCTGGGGAGTGATGGAAAGAGTCTATGACTTACTCGTTTAGGTAGTTGTAGTACTGTCTGTCAAAACTCATTGAGCTGTGCACATAAAATTGCTGAATTTGATACATAtgagttatacctcaataaagaaaataagaggccaagctcagtggctcagcctgtagtcccagcactttgggaggctgaggcaggtggatcactaggtcaggagttcgagaccagcctggccaatatggtgaaaccccgtctctactaaaaaatgcaaaaattagctgggcgtggtggcgcacacctgtagtcccagctactcaggaggctgagacaggagaattgctggaacccaggaggtggaggttgcagtgagccgagatcacaccactgcactccagcccaggcaacagagtgagattccatctaaaaaaaaaagaaaagaaaagaaagaaaatagaattagcACTAGCAACAAAAATATAAGGTACTAGGAATTAATGTAATGAAATGCAAAAACCTTCATGAAGAAAATGATAAGATTGTGTTGAAAGAATTGGCAGGGACAGTTAATACCCAGCAAAGATTGCAGGTGATCTCCCACACAGCACAGCCTCCTCTGCAGTTACGCTGTGGCCTTGTGACAATGGAATATAAGAGCAAGTGATGTTCACTGCTGAGAGATGTAGTTCAGATGCGGGAATCTCATCTAGTTGTCTCTTCTTCTCCCACAATGATCTTGGAGAATGGGGGTTCAGTTCAAGTTGGTATCAGTGAGGAAAATGCTGCCTGGGCTGCACAGGACTTTACCCAAGCTGGAATAAACCTGTATTGTCTTAAACCTTGAAATTTGTGGCTTTTTCTGTTGGGGCTGTTTGTGCTCATTAATACCAAAGACATTAAAGAAGACCCAAATGTGGGAAGTTATACCCTGTTCATCCATGGGAATACACATTTCCGCAACAATGTCAATGTAATTTCAATCAGAAGCCCACTGGACTCTTCATGTACCTCAACAGATTCTAAAATGTCTGTGGTAGTGCAAAGAGACTGGAGTAGCCAAGACATTCCCTAAGAAAAAGctggggggccgggcgcggtggctcatgcctgtaatccctgcacttttggaggccgaggcaggtggatcacctgagatcaggagcttgagaccagcctggccaacatggtgaaaacccgtctctactaaaaatacaaaaaaactagccaggcatggtggtgggtgcctgtagtcccagctactcaggaggctgaggtaggagaatcgcttaaacctgggaggcggaggttgcagtgagctgagatcacaccattgcactccagcctgggtgacaagagcaagattccatctgaaaaaagaagaagaagaagaagaagaagaagaaggtgggGGACTTACTCTATATCAACATACTTTATAAAGCTAGTGTAACTAAGACAATTGACTGTTTGAATGGGGATAGACAAATAAGCTAATAGTACAGAATAGAGAGCCTCGACACAGACCCAGATATGATAGAGACGTGACGTTGTATTGCATATTAATCAAGCCTCATTCAAGAAACAATGTATGAAAAATTGGTTATCCATATGCGGCAAAAAAGAAATTGAACTACGCCTTCACACCACACCAAAGTCAAGTAGAGTAAGGACttaaatgtgaaaagcaaaactTCACTTCTAGAAAGAATATAGAACACATCTTTACAACATCAGGGTAAGATAGGTTTCTTAAGCAAAAAAGGCACTAAGGAAGTActagacattaaatatatatatatatatatatatatatatatagccaaaaTTGACCTCATTAAAGTGTAAAGCTTCGTTTATCAAGGAACACCCctccaaaaaaagcaaaaatacaaaccATAAACAGATATTTGCAATAAATATAGTGGACAAAGGATTTAGTTTTCCAAAAAGATGTGTAAAATTCTGACAATTCAATAAAAAGACAATAGAAAATTGAtcaaaatatgtgaataaatatttctcagaaaaggaaacacaaaCAGCAAATGAATATACGAACAAGCATCCAACCTTACTGGTAATTGGGGATTTGCACATTAAAACACACGTAGATATGACTAGATTGGGAAAAATAAGAAAGCCTGATGATTCCAATTGTTGGCAAGAATATGAAGCAAGAGCAATTCTCATACTCTGCAGGTGGGAGTGGAAATTGTTAGAACCACTTAAAACAGCTTGGCATTATCTTGTAAAGTGAAGATTAATTTACTCTGTGAGTCAGttattccactcctagatatagaGCCTAGAGATCCTTTTACCATGTTTTTCAGGAGCCACAAACAAGAACGTTTGTCGCAGCCGTCCTGTTAATCACAGGAATGAAAACTGACTGAAATGTCTATGTTCGGAAGAACACATATGTAAATGGTGGACGATTCATATACCGGAATgctatacagcaatgaaaatgaactatCCATGCATTGACAGGATCTCAAAATTACAGTATTGAATGAAAAAAACCCAAATTATTAAAGAATGCATGCagcataccatttatgcaaagttttaaaattacaaatatattcaGTGGTGTATGAAGATGGTGGGTATGGCCCACCCCTAATGCAGGTAATAAAAAGGCCCActgtttgtaaagaaaagaataataaaactgaCCAAAATCTGATTTTTATTGTCACCATACATCAGCAATTCTGGACAATATTATTGATAAAAATTCTTGCCAGAAAGGCAGCTACTTCCAATCTCCACTCCCCACCTTGGTGTGCAACTGAATACATTCTTTAGAGTCATTTGTTTCTATAGAAAGAGTATCATGAAAAGTAATGATAAAATTCAGGTGAGAGGTTTTCCATGGAGGGAGCGAGAGGGACACACTTGGGCAACAGCATAGATGCCTTCAAAGGTATTCCTTATGCTCCATTCCTTATGTTCCATTCCTTAAACTGAGTGATTGGTACATGGCTgttgatattattttttatatctgaTTTACATAATGTATCTCTTCAGTAGGTACGAAATATTCCACcctcaagagaaagaaaattaaagcagCAAAATCAACAAGGGGGGCAGGTGGAGGAGAAGGTATGCTTTGTAGTGCACTGGAAGCTGCAAAcccaagaaagaataaaagggcCGTGGTCAGTCAGAAGAAAATGAGGGACCCTGGAGCAGCTGCCCAGGCCGAGGCTCAGGGCATGCGGGGGCCTGAATTGGGGTAGGGGAACTCTGGGAAGCTTTTGCTTCCAGGCTGGGGAAGCCACAGGCCTAGGTGAGGTTAACCCCAGGAAGTGCATCTGGAGTGAGAAGACGGGGGCCAAGGCCAGAGGCCCAGGGAGCACCAACCTTTTGGGAGAAAGAAGAGCCCTTCAAGCTGAGGCTGAGCTTGAGAAAGGTGAAGCAGTGAGCAGAGGATGGGGTCCCATGTGCTGAGGAGGGCCTGGTGGAGGAGGTCACACCCTGCTAAGAGGACAGCAGGACACCGGCTGGGAAGGAGGCCCTGGATTTCACAATGTGGGCAGGTGAATTCATCAGAAATTGTCAGAGCCATGCGGTGGAGGAGGAAATGAGGACAGGGAGGGGACACAGCTCTCCGGTGGGAAGAGTGAGGAGTAGCGGCTGGGAAGAGACGTGGAGTCCAGGTAGGGATCTTACGCATCTTTCAATTGTCCCTTTAAAATCCCAGTCGGGTTTAGCCCCACTAGGGAGAAAAAGTGCCTTCAGGCCTTCCCACAGCGCCAGCAGCACGAGCACAGCAGGTGTCCCTTGGGGCTGACACATAGGGTGCTCGTGGTGGGGTGGAGGAGCTGTCTGCCCCTGTGCTGGGAGCATTCTATCACTGACACTGTCTGAATTGCTGGTACATGGTGATCAGAGGAAGCAAACTGACATTTAGTCACTTTTACcgtcttttaaaaattctctacAGTTAACACACCCTTTGTTGCCTGCACCAGGGACAGACAGCTCCTACCGCCAGCCCTTGCTAAGGCTCTAGTGGGACGAGACCAGATTGAGTCCCCGGCACCTGGGTGTGCAGCCCCGCTCCTTTCTTCTAGCTGACGGGGCTGGCAAATTCCTGCCTCTCTGAGCCCCTTTCcctttggctcactgtaactgaGGGAAATTCTGACCTCTGGGGTGGTTGGGCAGATGACAGCAAAGGAAAGACCCAGGGCCTAGCGCACAGGAGGTACTTACTAGGTGTCCTTCCCGCATCAGGGAACAGAGGAGACAGTGACTGAGGACCCCGCAGCGAATGCCCCACCCGCACAGGCTTCCTCTCAGCGGGGCCTGTCCCCACTGCTTCCCCACAGCCCCAGAGGCCAGGCCTCAGCCATTCAGATGCGGGGGAGGTGATCGCAGCACAGGGCCGCgccctgcctctgccactccCGGGGTCCCCAAGAAAGCACCAACGCCTGGCCGCAGGGGGCAGTTGTCACGGGGACGCCAGGGCCCGCTGAGCCGCCTCCTTAGCAACGGGACTCCCAGGCCAGTTGCCATGGAAACAGCATCCCCTGGCAAGCGGTGATGGGGAACGGCTGGGTTTCCTGCCCTTTTCCGAGGACTTTCCCCTCCTAGGGCGGGAGACACGGCACTCCCTATACCGGCGGGAGCTGCGGGGACTTGGTTTTTCCAGTCGCCCGTCGCCACCCCAGGAGGGGGCCTCTGCCCGACCCTGCGAAGTCCCAGGGCCTGGAGGAACCCTCTGGAGacaggggtggggaagggggccaCCCGGGGACCAGGCCTAGCCCCGAACAGGCACAGCAGTGGGAAGTCCGTGCCCTGCCTCCTTCCAGAGGCCCCACATGCTGCCTCTGCCCTCGGGCCCCCACCAACCCACACAGGAGCCCAGCGCTGTTCCCCTACCCCTCGGCCACCCTCTGATGCCCTCCCCCTTGCCCAGTCACCTTGTGTCTCCAGCCACCCTCCCACTTCTGAGAGCTTACCTAAGACGGCATCCCCCTCTATCTAGCTGGATGGAGCCCAGGTGCACATTCACCACCCTCCTCCTCAGCCAGCCCTGGCAGTGGGGGTTGGGAAGGGTCTCACACCTCCCCCACTCCTGCGTTTCTCCCCTCCACTAGCAAAGCACACATGCCCACTCGCTCTCACCCTCCTCCTTAATGATTCTCACCAGTCCATAAGCACGTGCACACCTGTGTCCATAGCCAGGCCTTGCACATCCCCCGTGCACACCTCTATGCACAGAACACAGCTCCATGCTCTTGCAGGCATAGGTTTGCACATACACAAGTGCCCTCTGGGCCATGTCCCCTGCCTTCCACACCCGAGTTCCCAAGACTCCAGGATTTCCCAATgacctcacccccacccctatCCCTGGCCCCTAGAAGAAGGTAGCATctactggaattttttttatttaaataaaatatacaatacggCGCATTTACCGGTTTCTGTTTTAAAAGTGGATTTGAAAATTCCTTGTAGGTGACTGGGTGTGGGAGGGCCCATTGCCTGCACCTGTCTGTCCCAGTCTCTGCAGAGTGGCCAGGTTGGGTCAGAGCTATTataaaatgcatgtgtgtgtaagtaGAGAAGAGGGTGGTTAGGCCAGGCTCTGATGGCAAGGGGGCTCCTCATGGCCCTGGACCCTCCACCTtcacccctgctgcctccaggacaAGACTGTGGGTTTGGATCAAGTCCTGCTGCCTCTCAGAGCTGCCTTCCTTAAGGGGAAGGGGTGTGTGCAGAACTCAGGTTGAGGCTAAGTCCTTCCAGTTCTCAGAACTCCTGAGCCAGCACAGTAGAGACCAGTACTAGGCGGTGTCTAGTCTTTACCTAAGATCCCAGGAACCTTCACCCACTTCTCTCCTGGAGTACTGCCTCCCACTCCCTGCAGCCCATCTATGGAGAAATCAGTTTGTCTCACATCCCAGGATAGCTCAAGGCAAAACCCGATCTTGCCAACATTCTGGCTTGGAGCATGGAAGGTTCTGGATGGATAATGTGGGACCAGCCCTTCTCATTATTTGGGGATTGCAGCCATACCTGCTCTGGCCCTATAGGCAAGGGCAGACCCCTGACCTTGGCTCTGGCAAGATCCCatctgggaggagggaggatggtgCCTCCAAAGGCATCTGAGCTGCTTTCTCCTTCCCGCAATCTGGAACCTGCTTATGGCTCCTAGTTGCCAGGACTAAGCCCAGACAATCCCTTACCCTATCACCCAAGGCCGTCCCTCTGACCCCTCAGCCTGGGGATCCCCTCCCAAAGCCCTGATCCACCACTCCACATCCACCTCAGGAATCTCCCCACCATACACTCCATCCCACCCAccattccctccctctccccctgtTGAAGTCTTCCCACTTCTCAAGGCCTGGCTCCCACCCACCTCTGGCCACACACCTTCCTTGGGCCCTTAGGGAGGCCCAGCCACCTCCTGAGTCCTGAGATTTTAAGTCTTGGAGCCCTCAGCCAAAGCTCCCTGGGCTCTCACATAGTTTGCTGGAGCAATGGGCTGGGCATATGAGGGGCAGAAAAAATgtgatttattgagcacctaccatggtatgtgccagacactgggctGGGCATTTCACATATAGATTTTTCTCATCTGGTCCTCATAGGTCCTTGTGAGGCAGTAccataattattcccattttacaaatgaggtgaCAGAAAGGTcagataacttgcccaagatcatacagctaagaagtggcagggctgggattcaaacccaggcctgaCTGCTGCCAAAATCTGGTGTCTTCCTTCTGTACCATGCTTGGGGACCATCTACCTCAGCCCCCCCTCAACAGTTTTCTGATGGAAGGAACACAGACTTGGGCCTCAAGCAGGCGTGGACTCGAACCTCAAATCAGTCCCCACTCTGCCACTCCTAGTTACATGATTCTGGAAAAATTACCCAAAACTGTTTCTTCCTCTGCTAAATGGGGAGAATCAAAGTACCCACCCCATGGTCTTTGTGAAACTGAAGGAGTTAATGTGTGTAAAGTGCGAAaccagtgcttggcacagagcagACTCAATAAACAGAAGTTCCCCTCACCTCCCACTGTACAGATGGGCAAACTGACAGCCCCAGAGGTGGCGGTGTGTGCTTGAGGCCCTAGGAAAGGGGAGTCTTCCACTTCCGTGTGGTGAGAGGTCAGGCTGGGACTGGCTTTGAGaccagagatggggagagaggggGCCTGCTGCGAAGTCCTGGGGTCCTCTTCCCTGAGGACTAGAGAGAGAACGTCCCTAGACCATGCAGTGCACAGCCTGCGGGCCAAGGTGGGTTGCTGGGTGTAAGGTGACCTGGGCATCCTGTCAACATGGGATTAAACTAGACCGCACACGTGTGCGCACATGTGAGTGGCTATCTACATGGCTCTACAGAGTGCTACATAGCTATACATATACACatcttacatacatatacatatacatattcatatacagATCTTGCTACATTTACAGTAGAAAAAATGCTAGGCCCTCAGGGCCCTGGCCCTTTTCTCCCAAGGTCGCAGGCATCTGAGGCTCCCCAGGGCATACCCCAGGGCAGCCCCTTTCTGGGGGCAGAGTGGAGCTCCAAGTTACAGCTCACGGGCTGATGGCAGCTGTTTCTCTAAATGAACACAATGACACATCTGCTCTAAGAACCGCCAACACTGGCCACTCCCACCCCTGCCCAGCCCCGGAGACCCCATCTGCCTTTCTCGGGCTTTTGCATTTGGGACCTGcctgctccctcctccctccccctccctccctctagtGCTGAGTATTAAAATAGTCTATAAAAGCAAGTGACCAAAAATCTATAGCTCTAAGAATACCTGGTTAttttctgctgtcttttgtttttctggtgtgtgtggttttttaaataattattactgTTATTGGTATATCTCCTAATCACAGTTAAAcctgaaggaagaaggaagggagagaaaagaagaaagaagagggaaggaagggcccAGCTCATAGATTGGACGGCAGTTTGGAGCGCACTGGCTCAGGCCTGGCCCCAGGTTCCCTCTGGGGTCCAGCAGTCAGAGGGGGCCCCCCAGAAGAGGTGGCTCTTGCCCCAAACAAAGACAGAGGGGGTGGCAAAGAACCTGAGGATGTCTTCCGAGGCAGAGTGACGTGTTGGCCGGGGATGGCACCATAGGGCCTCCCAGGGGGACCGAGGCCCCCGCTGCTCCCACTGCCCCCGCTGCCACCCCCAGCCCTGGGGAAGAGCGGGAAGGCAGCCATGGACTCCCCTGAGGAGTGCGGGGAGGCTCTGCGGAGAGTCTGCGCCCCGTCCTGAGGCAGGGCTGGCTGAGACGCGGAGATGAGCTTGAGGTCCTGGGTGAGGCGGCCGGGGGTGAGCGGGGGCGTGCCCCGGCGCTGGGGGAcctggggtggtggggggctgGATGCAGGTGGCAGGAGCAAGGATCCGTGGGAGCCAGAGGCCCGGGGCGGGGCACTCGGGAAGGTTCTTGGGGGGCCTGGGCTGTGGCCAGGGGGGCTGAGACCTCCTCGGGGAGTAAAGCCTACAGGGGAAGCCCCCCCAGAGGCCCCTGCCACAAGGGACAGCGGCTCAGGCTGCCGTGGGGGTGTCTCTGGCGTGCTCAGTGGGCCAGTGGCCAGACCTAGGGACAACTCCCCGGGAGGCTGGCCCAGCTGCCCGGGGCTAGATGACGGGGATCtggatgagggtgggggtggcaggAAGTGCTCCGGGAGTCCCAGGCCTCCCCGGGCCCCGGGTGGCGCGGGAGGTGGCTGGGCAGCCTGCGGGGAGCGGGCGCCTGGCTGCAGCGGGGTAAGCAGGGGAGAGTCGGAGGAGGACAGGGAGCCACCCAGCGCCTTGTGGAAGTGGCCAAACCCGGCTATGGTGGTGGCGGCTGCGCCAGCTGATGGTGTGGGAGCCGAGGGGGAGCCACAGGCCccggggggtggggaggagctgGATGAGGGCAGGAGTGGGCTCAGTCCAGCGGGGGCAGAGAATCCAGCCAGCTGTTGGATGTGGAAGGAGGATGAAGACGGCGTGTCCACCTGGGACGGGCTGCTGGCGGGCGAGGCGGAGCCCAGCGCAGAAGGGATCAGGGACTGCAGCCGTTTCAGGTGCCTTGGTGTCTGCCCGGCACCGAGGTTGCCCAGCCCAGATCCTGGGGGAGGGCGgaagatggcagcaggcaggcgAGGGTGGTGGGTGAGGGCTATGGCCACAGAAGTGGTGGCAGCGGCAGCCTGCAGTGGTGCCTGGATCAGCGGGGTCCAGATGACGGGCGTGGGGgttggggtggcagaggcagcagcCTGGACGCGGTGCGCGCAGTGGGCCATCTCCCGGTCATGCTGCACAATCTGCTGGATGATCTCATTCTCCTGGTAGTTGAAGACGCCGGAGTTGAGGTCGTGCTGGACTTTGTGGAGGAGGATGGAGTTCTTCTTGCCTGGACCACAGAACAAGAACAGGCACTCAGGGCAGAGCGGGGAAGAAGATCAGGTGCAGACCTGGCTTAGGCATAAAGgagccctgccctcctcccccaacGCCCCCCACCTGCCCCGCCTGTGGCCCCTCCCCCTCACCAATGCGGTCCAGGCGGTCCAGCGCCACGGTCTCGAAGGCCCTTCGCATCATGGGGTACTCCTCCAGCACCTCATTGAAGTTGTCCACGCTCAGCGAGTAGAGGCGGCAGTAGGTGTCGGCCCTCACGCTGGCTGTGCGCCGGCCCCGGGTCAGCAGGCAGATCTCTGCCAGAGCATCAGGACTCAGGATGAGACATGCACAGCCCGCCCAGGCCAGGGGGACTGCCCACCCTGACCTTGGCCCTGACTGCCTGGCACAGAAGCCTTGGCAGGCTCACAAGGCCCTGCCCCCAGACTGCGGCCACACTGGATGCCTCTTCCCCACCAAATGGGGGCTGGACAGACTTTCCCATCTTTGGGACATACCCTCTGCTCTGGACTaaatgtgttcccccaaaatttatatgttgaacccCTAATCCCAgcatgatggtatttggaggtggggcctagggaggtgattagatcacgaGGGTGGAGCCCTCGTGGATGGAATTAGTGCCTTTTTAGGAGGAGGCCGGGGAGCTGGCTCATCCTCCttctgccacatgaggacacagcgagaagtCAGCAGTGCAGcccagaagagggccctcaccagccCCGACCATGCTGGCCCCCTCAGCTCAGAtggccagcctccagaaccatgacaCATACATTTCTGCAGTTTACAAGTCACCCAGTCTGCGGCACTTTTGTTACAAGAACCCAGACTGACTAAGACACCCCTACCCTGGGCTCACAGACACCTCCCTCCAGGCTGTGGCCAAGAAGGGTGCTCACTGCCTCTGTCCCCTCGGTatctccccagcccagcccctgggAGCAGCTGCCCTGTCCCCCAGGGCCCAGGGCTGCCTCACCTCCAAAGTAGGAGCCGTCGGCCAGCTTGGTCTCCTTGTTGCCCTTGGTGAGCACGCTGACCACGCCATGCTGGATGAAGTACATCTTCTTGCCAATGGTGCCTTCCCGGATGATGTAGTCCCCAGGCTGGAAGACCTCGAAACGCAGCTTGGTCAGCATGGACGTCACGAAGTTGGGGTCCGCATTGGCAAACAGTGGCATGGAGGCCACCAGCTTCCGGCAGTTAAAGTTGATGATCTCCTGCCGGACAGGGTGGATTGGGACACGGGAAAGAGGAGGTGAGGGGAGCTGGCTGCCAGGAAGGCCTGGCTCCCCTCCCCGCCGGGCCGCCGCACAGCTCACCTCCCGCAGGGGCTCGCTCAGCTCGCCCAGGATGCTCTCCTCGTCGAACATCTTGCCCTGGTAGCGGTGCTCGTAGTAGTCGTGGATGCGCTGCCGGGTGTCGGGCGGGAGCTTGTGAAAGGACATGTACTGCTCCACCTGCTTGTACTGAGGCCGGGAGAAGGGGGCGTCAGCTCCACCCCACCAGGGGGCGTCAGCAGCCAGCCCCACCACCTCGGCAGGCACCACATCCGGGCACCCACCCCGGGGGATTTCCTGGCTAAACTTGGTTCCTTGAGATCTGAGGTCTACAGTGTGGAAATGACCTCACTGTGCTCAAAACAACTGCCCGGGCTCCCAGCTGCTTGGCATGGAGGAGGGGCCCCCACCAGCATCTGCTCCTCACTGTGTTCAATACTAAGGAGGTGGGTGAGGGCGGCAGGGAATGTCCAAAGCCCAGTGACAGGACATCAACTGTATCTCCAGGGAGGTCGATCACGTTTCCTTGGAATGTTACACTGGGGACAGGGAGGCCTCACCGACTCTGCGGGGAAAGAAGCTGTTTCCTCCCA
This region includes:
- the HCN4 gene encoding potassium/sodium hyperpolarization-activated cyclic nucleotide-gated channel 4; its protein translation is MDKLPPSMRKRLYSLPQQVGAKAWIMDEEEDAEEEGAGGRQDPSRRSIRLRPLPSPSPSAAAGGTESRSSALGAADSEGPARGAGKSSTNGDCRRFRGSLASLGSRGGGSGGTGSGSSHGHLHDSAEERRLIAEGDASPGEDRTPPGLAAEPERPGASAQPAASPPPPQQPAQPASASCEQPSVDTAIKVEGGAAAGDQILPEAEVRLGQAGFMQRQFGAMLQPGVNKFSLRMFGSQKAVEREQERVKSAGFWIIHPYSDFRFYWDLTMLLLMVGNLIIIPVGITFFKDENTTPWIVFNVVSDTFFLIDLVLNFRTGIVVEDNTEIILDPQRIKMKYLKSWFMVDFISSIPVDYIFLIVETRIDSEVYKTARALRIVRFTKILSLLRLLRLSRLIRYIHQWEEIFHMTYDLASAVVRIVNLIGMMLLLCHWDGCLQFLVPMLQDFPDDCWVSINNMVNNSWGKQYSYALFKAMSHMLCIGYGRQAPVGMSDVWLTMLSMIVGATCYAMFIGHATALIQSLDSSRRQYQEKYKQVEQYMSFHKLPPDTRQRIHDYYEHRYQGKMFDEESILGELSEPLREEIINFNCRKLVASMPLFANADPNFVTSMLTKLRFEVFQPGDYIIREGTIGKKMYFIQHGVVSVLTKGNKETKLADGSYFGEICLLTRGRRTASVRADTYCRLYSLSVDNFNEVLEEYPMMRRAFETVALDRLDRIGKKNSILLHKVQHDLNSGVFNYQENEIIQQIVQHDREMAHCAHRVQAAASATPTPTPVIWTPLIQAPLQAAAATTSVAIALTHHPRLPAAIFRPPPGSGLGNLGAGQTPRHLKRLQSLIPSALGSASPASSPSQVDTPSSSSFHIQQLAGFSAPAGLSPLLPSSSSSPPPGACGSPSAPTPSAGAAATTIAGFGHFHKALGGSLSSSDSPLLTPLQPGARSPQAAQPPPAPPGARGGLGLPEHFLPPPPSSRSPSSSPGQLGQPPGELSLGLATGPLSTPETPPRQPEPLSLVAGASGGASPVGFTPRGGLSPPGHSPGPPRTFPSAPPRASGSHGSLLLPPASSPPPPQVPQRRGTPPLTPGRLTQDLKLISASQPALPQDGAQTLRRASPHSSGESMAAFPLFPRAGGGSGGSGSSGGLGPPGRPYGAIPGQHVTLPRKTSSGSLPPPLSLFGARATSSGGPPLTAGPQREPGARPEPVRSKLPSNL